A region of Jonquetella anthropi DSM 22815 DNA encodes the following proteins:
- a CDS encoding pyridoxal phosphate-dependent aminotransferase: MTLLAHQERAQGAPDTIFAYAGQAATRAAQVGRDNIVNATIGSFLNADGSLATLPAVELAMAEVPFKAKASYAPIDGIPAAIDAMIDDIFRDCRPNAFIEGVATPGGAGALHNAFSNYLTRGDVCLTTNYYWDNYDALLRLNGCSLETFPMLGSGESFNTEGCLAACRERAKKQKNVMLLLNTPAHNPTGFSVPLADWKALVAGLKDLAKSHQDGGVVVVVDVAYIDYAGFGSREFFKCFENLPENMITIVCASMSKGYTIYGYRLGCEICIAPTKASAEEFKHASGTTARGTWSNCSRPAMEMVLQIASDPEKLARFRREQEEFAGSLARRANAFLSEAKQVGLKPCPYQSGFFIYVPTPTDDDARRLAAELQKADVFTVPLGKGVRVAICAISEEKIAGLATLIHKDMQVLGL, encoded by the coding sequence ATGACGCTTTTGGCTCACCAGGAAAGGGCGCAGGGCGCTCCGGACACAATCTTCGCTTATGCCGGACAGGCGGCTACTCGGGCAGCCCAAGTCGGACGGGATAACATTGTCAACGCCACGATAGGGTCGTTCCTCAACGCTGACGGCTCTCTGGCAACCCTGCCGGCCGTTGAGCTGGCGATGGCCGAGGTGCCTTTTAAGGCCAAGGCCAGTTATGCGCCGATTGACGGGATCCCTGCGGCAATAGACGCGATGATCGACGACATTTTCCGGGACTGTCGTCCGAATGCTTTCATCGAAGGCGTTGCGACGCCCGGCGGCGCTGGAGCTTTGCACAACGCGTTCTCTAACTACTTAACTCGGGGTGACGTCTGTCTGACGACCAATTATTACTGGGACAACTACGACGCGCTGTTGCGGCTGAACGGCTGCTCCCTCGAGACTTTCCCAATGCTTGGCAGCGGTGAAAGTTTTAACACTGAAGGGTGCTTAGCCGCGTGCCGGGAGAGGGCAAAGAAGCAGAAGAACGTGATGCTTCTGCTGAACACGCCGGCTCATAACCCGACCGGTTTTTCGGTTCCTCTGGCGGATTGGAAGGCCCTTGTTGCTGGGCTGAAGGACTTGGCGAAGTCCCATCAGGACGGCGGGGTTGTGGTCGTCGTCGACGTGGCGTACATCGATTACGCCGGGTTCGGATCGCGGGAGTTCTTCAAGTGCTTTGAGAACTTGCCGGAAAACATGATCACGATCGTCTGCGCTTCGATGAGCAAGGGCTACACCATTTACGGTTACCGGTTGGGCTGTGAAATCTGCATTGCCCCGACGAAGGCCTCAGCAGAAGAGTTCAAGCACGCCAGCGGAACGACTGCCCGGGGGACGTGGTCCAACTGCAGCCGGCCGGCGATGGAAATGGTGCTTCAAATTGCCTCAGACCCTGAAAAGCTGGCTCGGTTCCGCCGCGAACAGGAGGAGTTCGCCGGCTCTCTGGCCCGCCGGGCGAACGCGTTTTTGTCCGAAGCCAAACAGGTCGGTCTGAAGCCCTGCCCCTATCAGAGCGGATTCTTCATTTACGTTCCTACGCCGACCGATGACGACGCTCGTCGTCTGGCTGCCGAGCTGCAGAAGGCCGACGTTTTTACCGTGCCGCTTGGCAAGGGCGTTCGGGTTGCCATCTGCGCTATCAGCGAGGAGAAGATAGCCGGTTTGGCGACGTTGATTCACAAGGATAT